A single region of the Mycobacterium lentiflavum genome encodes:
- a CDS encoding PPE family protein has translation MDFGLLMPEINSARMYSGPGSGPLLAAAAAWGELAAQLESAASGYFSEVSGLTGQTWFGPSSMRMATAAAPYVAWLQAAGSQAAATSAQAYAAAAAYEAAFAMTVPPPVIAANRAQLMALVATNFFGQNTPAIAATEAQYGEMWVQDATAMYTYAADAEVASTLAPYDEAPQTTNPNGQADQARTMAQSAGNLTSARTQSLVQQVSTNPTAQSLDYTISLPPGQSANVSPGSVISVGSQTQLSVSAGSVLVASDEPVGFLTVHASYLSSITLQPGTVFVAVSGWSEGGVAVQPATLITVGATPITLTATPTVHILGATGTLNAGSVILLPGTSVTTFGNTATGIAGFAGATVTNVTGTVTYTATSPIPGLVTAASSPGLAGTAGIQPQLNADGLADWARGLVAPAEEAAAAALG, from the coding sequence CCAGCGGCTACTTTTCGGAAGTCTCCGGCTTGACGGGCCAGACGTGGTTCGGCCCGTCGTCGATGCGGATGGCCACCGCCGCCGCACCCTATGTGGCCTGGCTGCAGGCGGCCGGCTCGCAGGCCGCCGCAACGTCGGCTCAGGCTTATGCCGCGGCCGCGGCCTATGAGGCGGCGTTCGCGATGACCGTGCCCCCACCGGTGATCGCCGCCAACCGGGCCCAGCTGATGGCGCTGGTCGCGACGAACTTCTTCGGGCAGAACACCCCGGCGATCGCGGCGACCGAAGCCCAGTACGGCGAGATGTGGGTGCAAGACGCCACCGCGATGTACACCTACGCCGCCGACGCCGAGGTCGCGAGCACCCTGGCCCCGTATGACGAAGCCCCGCAGACCACCAACCCGAACGGGCAGGCCGATCAGGCCCGCACGATGGCCCAGAGCGCGGGCAATCTCACCAGCGCGCGCACCCAATCTTTAGTGCAGCAGGTATCGACCAACCCCACGGCCCAGTCCCTCGACTACACGATCTCCCTGCCGCCCGGCCAATCCGCCAACGTGTCGCCCGGCAGCGTCATCTCCGTGGGGAGCCAAACACAGCTGTCCGTCAGCGCCGGCTCAGTCCTCGTGGCGTCCGACGAACCCGTCGGCTTCTTGACGGTCCACGCCTCCTACCTGTCGTCCATCACACTGCAACCCGGCACAGTCTTTGTGGCCGTCTCTGGATGGTCGGAGGGGGGTGTCGCGGTCCAGCCCGCCACCCTCATCACCGTGGGCGCGACGCCCATCACCCTCACCGCGACCCCGACGGTACATATCCTCGGCGCCACGGGCACCCTCAACGCCGGCTCCGTCATCCTCCTGCCGGGGACCAGCGTCACCACCTTCGGCAACACCGCCACCGGCATCGCCGGCTTCGCCGGTGCGACCGTCACCAACGTCACCGGCACCGTCACCTACACCGCCACCAGCCCGATCCCCGGCCTCGTCACCGCGGCCAGCTCGCCCGGGCTGGCCGGAACCGCCGGAATTCAACCCCAACTCAACGCCGACGGGCTTGCGGACTGGGCCCGCGGCCTTGTCGCTCCCGCAGAAGAAGCCGCCGCGGCGGCCCTGGGGTAA
- a CDS encoding CDGP domain-containing protein, translating to MKRCIVGGLGAVLLAGGLLTTAPPASAGCQYGGPVISKCDGPIAPDGTWERCVVAHNLVPNGASSYFVPERTCNMMGPGGFDPHIDG from the coding sequence ATGAAGCGCTGCATCGTCGGCGGATTGGGCGCCGTGCTGCTGGCGGGCGGGCTGCTCACCACGGCGCCGCCGGCCAGCGCCGGCTGCCAGTACGGCGGACCCGTGATCAGTAAGTGCGACGGGCCCATTGCGCCCGACGGCACCTGGGAACGGTGCGTGGTGGCGCACAACTTGGTGCCCAACGGTGCGAGCTCTTACTTCGTGCCCGAGCGGACCTGCAACATGATGGGCCCGGGGGGCTTTGACCCCCACATCGACGGCTGA